The Sus scrofa isolate TJ Tabasco breed Duroc chromosome 4, Sscrofa11.1, whole genome shotgun sequence genomic sequence ggttagaaagatttttttttttcttagaagtctCACATGGAGGGGACAAGCTCAGCATAGCACCTGAATTTTGACCATAGCTCTGCAGAAAGAGACTGTACATGGCAAATGGAGCTGCACGCACTTGAACAGACAGTGCCTGATTTAATGTTTTAACCAGTTAGGTACATAATCTGAGTCTCTTCCATAATAAGAAATTATTTGTCTTCCATTGTCAAAGAAGAGATAAGGCTATTTAACAAAGAAATCCTTACACCAAGTTCTTCAGTAATTGCCAGAGCAGAGTTAATGCATAAAATGAGGTTAGGCCATGaagcatttttatgtttaaaactaaattttcatCTCTAAACATCCCTATTAACATAGCAGGTTTGAGTTGCAACTATCCTcctaataaaatatgaaatctttAAGATGGAGAAGCATTTGTAAATAATGGGCCCTTTAAATATCCCTGAACTTTATTCTAAAACttataaagagaaataataattgcTTTATATAACCACTGATACCATTTTAGCATTTGATGAAGATGTTAATTTATGGTTGGTTAGCAGTTTATGGCTGTCATTAGTTTTTCAGTTTGGTCCACAttagaaatctatttttcttttttattttaatctgagACAATTATATAAAGATATGGTTATGTTTTATCTAAAATGTATCATTCTAGTATAGCATTTCAAATTATTCACAGATCATAGTtcttatatgtgcatatatgaatttaaaaatacagcaataaaatGCTTGAAACAGATCATAAATTTGCTTCATATTTTATTGCATCTCTGAATCAGGTTGAGAAGACAAGGGCAACTATGGTCTTTGGGAAAGAATTAACTCTTTCCCAAGCTGGGAAGGAAAATGATATCATATTGTGCATAATTAAAGCCAACTCCCCATCAAAGCATCCTGATGACTTGTAAGAGAGGGTTGTCCATCATacactgggggctggggggcaggagggTAACTGCAAATCCTCTTTCCCTTTGCAGTCTAACCTTCCCAGCCCAGAAAGTTCTCTTCCAGAGCTCTCTAATCTGTATTTCTGTATTGTCGGAATTAGCGAACACAGGGGAAAGCAAAGTCACacaggcacatgcacacacacactcaggggTACCTGATAATTTTGCAATAGTCCAGAAGTCTCCTGGAGCGTGTTAAGACGAATGAGTCACTTAGAAAAAATGATAGGGTTCAACCAAAATCAAGCCTCAGGGAAAGCGAGCTAAGTTTCTCTGCCTTGCTAGGAAGCGATGAGCTCTTTGGACTTAAAATTGGGGGCGCTTTCACTGAATTCCCGGGTTTGGCTAGGCTGCAGTATGCTTCTTACAAGTCTGGCCCCTGCGCTTGAATTCAGGCCACGAAGGGCCAGGGGACAACCCCATGCTAGTGCTTCCCCTGGAAAGAGAATTTGAGGCAGAGCCCCTGAAGTTCGCTTTCTTTCCCTAGAAACTTGGAGGTTGAATGGCCTTGCTCCTCGAAGGAGGCACCCAGAACGCCAGTCCAGGGACAGCTCCAGAAGAAGGGGTGCTCTGAGGCTGCGGATCCCGAGTCCCTCCTGGGGCGCAGCCTGAGCGGAGCAGCATGGTGGGCACAAGGGTTGTGGATGTCGTTCCGTGCCCAACCCTGGGCTGGCAGGCTGGCTGCGGGAAagcctccccctccttcctcctgctctgcCAGGTTCCCAGCACCAGCACTAGCCATGGCCTTGGGGCAAAACAGACACCTGACTATTTTGAACGGGGAGAAATAATAAACACAAGTCAAAGGATCGGAAGAGCCAGGGAGCAGATAAAGACTCTTATcctaagaactgcttttactCTTCAACTTAAGCCACCGTCTCCTCCCTCCAGTTTCCTACTAGGGTGCCTAACGTCTGATTTCAAAGGCCAAATTTAAATCAACCTGCCCCTCGTTGGCTTGGCAAATCCAAATGCATCCAAGTTCTAGCACAAACGCAGAGCTCGAAAGAGACCGGCTCATTTATTTTGcccacacaacaacaacaaaaatgttaattGATGTAAAGTTGCTTGGCACGTGATTAATTTAGTATGACTTGCATTTTAATTAAGCGAAGACTCCGGTTTCTGACGagttttgtaatttaattttgtttagaaaTAACGTGTAGAGTTGACCCTTGCCATCCCTACCTCCCCACCGAATCACATTTTCATTAAAGGTTTTCCTAAGCAGGATTCATTACCTCCCGCCTTCCACGAGCACACGTTCGGGTCTCCACTCGCTCTGTCACTCCGCGCGGCAGAGCCGCCACTGTGTGCTGCGAGCCGGGAAGTGAACTctcatcattatttttcaaagtctgggaagTGTATTATCCTTTTTCCTAGTGGTAATTAGTTACCATAGCATCTAATACGTAAATGTGCCCAGAGCACACCATTAACAGTTAAACGGAGGATTCAATTTAACACATGATTATATCTTTCATAAGTCATTACATTGGAAAAGTCAATGCCACTCATGCTGGAACAATCTCAGGGTTCCGGGCGCGTAGAAAGGTTCGGTTTCGGCGTCCGAGACCGAGAGCGCTTGGATACAGGAACCCCTGTGAGCCTTGGCCCTCCCTACCGAGCTGTGGGCAGTAAGGAATGCGGGGCAGGTGGTATAGGAGGGAGGAGAATTTAAGATCTACACTGGGTCTTGGGGGGATGCCCAGCTGAGGAGAGCGCGCGCgctcgctcacacacacacaggcatgcacgcgcgcgcgcgcacacacacacacacttacaggcaccacagggaggaaggaggggtaaCTAGCGAGCTCTTCAAAGATGATCATTTGCTGGTCCTGTAGGAATCCACGAAAAGCCCCAATGCTTCACTCCTGTAGGTGCCCAATGTCAAGTTGGAGGTGGGACCTAAGTGGGAATTGGGAATTAGAGAAGGAAAGTGAAATTAGTGATGCAAACCGATAGAATAAAAGGCCAAGTGGGACTCTGGGTCCCTAGCTCAGCCGCCTGTGCCCACTGTCACTTCCCTAAGAAACTTGAGCAGCGGGGGCCCTCCTGTCGGAGTGCTCCTGGAAGAAGCATGGCCCCAAGGCGAGGTGGGAGCAGGCTCTGGGGAGTCCAAGGTATGCTGGCGGACCGCAGCTTTAGAAGCACGGATTTCTGTTCTGGCCCAAGGGTCACTGGCCACAAGGGTCACCCTGATCCCCTGGTGTTCATCCAGTCCTGAAGCTTCCACACTGGAAGGACATCTGGGGCTCACAGTGTGTGGGCCAACTTTCCATTCTGGGCTGAAATTCAGGAGTCTAGTGGGCCTCAGaaaaaggccccccccccccccgggttttgccaggaggaggaagaattGCCTTTTGAATCATTGGTTTCCTTCCCTAAAAATGCTGCTGAAGAAACTTTGGAAGGATTGGGATTAGGGCAGGGAGGGCCACATaagaaaatcacacacacacacacacacacacacacacacacacacacacacacacacaaatcctctCCTGTTCTTTTCAGATGTCCCAGATTTATTCCTAGAACCAAATGCTGGTCAACTCCTGggtttggaaagaaaattaatttgtctgaaattatcaaaatgaaaataagtattattaaCCCTGCTACTTTGAATAATTGTACATATTGGTCTGACTATCCCACTTATTCCCAACATCCACTCTTTGCCCCACCCCCTTCCATTTCCGGTCTCTTTCAGGACTAAGACTGGAGATTGAGTTATTAAAGGGTGAAAGGGGAAATgagcatttctttctctcctgaagTTCAAGATTTGTTATTGGTACAATTTCTAATAATAGTTGAACAGTGCAGAGGTCCCAGAGGAAGTATATCTGGGAGGCCTTCTTAATAATGAGAAATATTAAGCAGTAAAGCTTGCAGCAAATGTGTCCCCACAATgttaatatgcaaaaaaaaaaaaaaatcggctgATGGTGGCTGTGGTTAATTCCTAATCAGAATGATGGACAGCAAGGCCAGAACAATACAAACTAATGGCTGTGTTGCTGATCACTTTACCCCTTGATTAAAGACACCCAATTATGGCGCAGAACAGTGTCGTAATTATGTTTCTTAATCACATCCAGGAGGTTTAATTGCCTTAACGATGTGTTTCATTAAATGAATTTAGGTATTATAGTCGACAGTTTTCATACACAGTTGTTTTCAAATTAACATAATATTAGACATCGTCATGGAAATTGTTTTAATAATCATAATTAGACGCACCCAGGCTTTGTCTGGTAAATGCTGAGAGACGGGTCTCCTCCTGCCTGGGGGCTGCCCgggtctctcccctccctctacCCCCACTCCCAGACTGGGAGGGCTCCAGCTTCAAGGCCCTTTGCTGTTATGTTTTCTGAAAAGTTACAGGTTCTGATTAATCTTTTTTGATGGCAAGTGGAGCAGAAAATATCCTCCCTCACCCCCCACTAAGTTTGATGGCATTTAAGGCTATCATTATGAGCTGAGGCTACACAGACCAAAATGCATTTAGCAAACTGCCTACGGAGGAAACACTGTAACTTCACAACCACCATCTCTATAACCTCCTCTACAATAAAAATCAAACCTTCTAAATTGGAGGGCATTATTAAAGCCCAGATACAAGCCTTATACAGACAGTCTTTAAGCAGTAAACCTCGCAGCCCAACCCAATCCAAACATAGTCCCTAGAAATCTCATTAACAAGCAACATTGGTACAGTTCTAAAATCTCTATGGGCATTGTTTACACATATAATTCAACCTGGTTGAATCTTCTGTCACCAAataaaagcggggggggggggctacagTACCATCCGTCCTCAGAGAATCCAAATCCATCTCTTCTCCTTGGCATTTAGGAAGTTGGATATagacattttgaaaaactttttaagaaacttcacTGTCTTTGATGGGCCCTGGCAAGGTTAGTTAAGAATGCCATACAAAGTGGGAAAAGAATTCCAGGGAGAGCAGGCCCTTCAAAATTCATGCCAACAGACAGGAGGTCTGGACCTCCTCCGGGTCTCACCAGTGAcaccatttctctcttctccaatGACCAGGCCCAGCCATCATCCTTTAACAAGTAAACATACAAACTAGGGCTGCTCCTAATGGCACATCCCTGACAGAATGGTAGTTCTACCTTCTCtgaaactcctttcttttttgttacctTTCAAGCAAAGAGTAACACAGAAGAGAGGTAAATTGCTCCTTCCACAAAGCACAGCATAATAAAATGtttgatcaaaatattttaataaagattctTTCTGAcatagatacacatacaaatgGTCATACATAGCTGTCATAGTCTGATTGacctatttaatatatatatcattctttACACATCCAAAACCCGCCAATAGATCCATCACCGCTCCCCACTCACCATCCAACCTGACAAACTGAATTTGTATTATCTGCAAGGAGTGGAAAATAGCAGACTCCATTTTCCAAAAAGGTTTTCTTGATTTTCATAGGATAGAAAGGCAGGCAAACAGCCATGCAAACTAAAACTGAAAGCTCACTTTGGGTAAATAGCTTCTTgctcttagttttatttctttttaagttttttttttttttagaaaaataacaaaggattTCACACCATAGGCAAATCAAACCAGTCTTTCAACTTAAATAATTCTCCACAGTTAAAATAacttatacatgtacatatatattaaaagcaattaaattagaacttttaaaaatgcacagcaCAGCCTGGAAAAATATTTGCTTAGCATGTTCTTATAGGATCTATTGCTGTgatgtctttcctttttagaaTGCAAAGGAGTCCCCTTTCAAAAAGAGATCAATTCACTCATCAATTAAGAATACACCTTTCCTGTAATTTTTGGACTGAAGCAATTTATTAAAGCTCAATTTAAATACAGGGATGACGCAACTGAAGAGATCCAGGTGACCTTTGATAAACCTAAGCAGCTCAGATATATCAATATGTTTCTTCATACTTGTTGGCAAATAAACCCTTTTAAACACTTGGCACACAATATAAGTTaatctataaaacagaattttagagGCATTAAAAAAAGTCTGCACATAAGACCTATGACCTTAACACATGATAAATACTGTTGATGTGGAAGGGTCATTgaagaataacaaataaatacCATGTATTGTTAATACATCATTGCAGAGTGGAAAGTAACAAGgtgcacataaatatttttaaatgcaattctTTCAGCCACAGTCAGTTTTTTATATCACTCTTGCCAAAACTTTTGAGCATTTTCACAGAATGAAAGTTCagagacaataaaaaatacaagtcTTTCATAGCAACGTgtctctttctggtttttttcttttttttttttttcacttaaataaatcTACATTTCAAGTTTTTCTCCTGGCTCagaatcaaaatttattttcaagtgcCCTTTCTGATTTGTCTGAATGAATACTCCGTCCCACAACCCACCCAAACCCgaactcttcctctctccctctagCCAATTTCACAATTAGTAGTAGGATTACTATTTTGCCATGTAACTCTCCACGCTTAATAACGACTACATCCCAACTTATATTTAACCTTAAAGGGAAACTCTGCTTCCTCGCGATCTAAGCTGCCACCAAAGTTGCCACTTTTCCGTGAAAAAAGACATCCGTCCTCCACCCCAactccacctccctcctcccgcccTGCCCACCCTAAAGACCGAAATTCTGGGGATGTCAGGGCTGGAAGTCCCGTTTGTCTCTGATACTTCTCAGTTCTCGCCTCTGCTTTGTTTGCTCTGCAAGTGTTTCACAACTACGAGAGGACCAAataaggggggtgggggcagctttTCACTTTCCTCTAGCTTGGGGGTCGGTCTtgtgttttgctgttttttttttttttccggggaGGGGGGCGTTTAAGGCTTCTCCGTGCACTGTTTGCAGAGGCTGGAAGAGACGCTATTGAACAGGGCGCACTTCTCCGGGCAGGAGGCGGCCGGGGGCAGCCCGGCACTGAAAGGGTAGCCGGCAGCCTGCTCGTAGGCGCCGAGAGCCGGGTGCAGGGcagcggccgccgccgccgccgccgcggagcTGGGCAGCGAGGCGGCCGAGATGGCCTGGCCCTGATTGAGGTAGGCGACGAGGCGCCGCATCTCCTCCAGGGCCTGCGCCTGCATGAGGATGTAGTTCTTGGCGAGCAGCAGCGTGGCGATCTTGGAGAGCTTCCGCACCGAGGGGCTGTGCGCGTAGGGGATCACCGCGCGCAGCTCGTCCAGCGCGTCGTTCAGGTCGTGCATCCGCCGGCGCTCCCGGGCGTTGATGTTGAGCCGCAGCGCCTTTTGCTCTTTGGATTTCttgctgctgccgccgctgccgccgctgccgccgctgccgccaccACCCCCGCCGCCTGCTCCGCCGCCGCCCGGGCCCCCCGGGGGGGCGTTGGCGCCGCCGTGGAGGTGGGCGTTGGAGCAGCCCTCGGCCGCCTTGGCGCTGCCGCCTCCCGCGCCCGGGGAGGCCCGCGGGTCGGCGCCCCCGGCCCGCAGCACCAGCTCGCAGCGGCCGTCGCTGTCGTCGTCGGGGCTCTGCTCGCCGCCGCTGCTCTCGACCACCGAGCCCCGGCTGGCGCTCTCGCCGTATTTGAGGCATAGGGCGGCCCCGGCCGGCAGGCTGCTCAGGCTAGGGTCGCCCCCAACGCCGGCAGAGCCCGCCAGCAGCCCCGGGACGCccaccccgccgccgccgccgcctcctcccgcgccgccaccgccgcctcccccgggcggcggcagcagcagcccTGCCCCCTCGGGGTCAGCCGGCTCGAAGCAGCCCAGGGGCGACGAGGAGGAGGACGCCGGGCGCTCCCGAGGCGGCGGCGCCAGGGACAGGTCCATGCCCGGGGGCGTGGAGCGGAAAGCCGCCTCTAAGCGCTTGGCGGCGGAGGCGCTCAGGCTCTTGTGCAGGAAGAGGTCGTCTTCGCCCGCGGCGGCCGCGCCGAGGTGCAGCCCGCGCTCCATGGTCCGGCGCCGGCGCGCAGCCCGGGCCCGCCGcgccggccgccgccgcctcggCTCGGGAGGCAGGCGGCGCCGAAGACGCACCCGAGCCGGGCTCCGGGGCTGGTGCGTGCGTCGGTCCCGGTGCTGAGTGCAGCcctctccccttctttttctttttcgccTTCCCCCGCGCTCGCcgcctcctcttcttcttcctcttcgtCTCCAGCCGGTGGTGCTGGCTGCTGGGGCTCACCATGGGCCGCGGCCCCGCATGGTGGGAGGGTGGGCGCGGAGGGAgtggagccgccgccgccgccgctctgAGCCCAGCCCCGCGCCTCCTCTCCGCACCGTTTATCTTGCTTGGATTCACCTTCAAGAGATTTCCGGACCCATCAACCAGCCGCTGCCACAGACGGGGGAGTCTTTTACATCATTATCTCTGAGTAGGTTATTATGAAGAAGAGTCGCCTGTTGGGACAGCGCTTTCTACCCAATCAGGTTAACGTTTTAATTAATAGGATTAAAACGGTAACAAACAATCGCAGGCGCTATCTGGCCGCGAGTCTGAATAGTTTCATTTCCCAGGTCTGAAGACAGGCAGCAGCTAGCGCTTTATAAAAGGCGCCTGCTCCATTATTCTGCCTGCCATCTGTATACACAGCTTAGCGCATATGTTTGCAAGGCGCTGGGTCCTGTTAGTAACCCAACAACTGCCTTTAGCTTGACATGTGTGGCGACTTTCACTCATCAATGAGCACACTAAAAGCCCTACTTAGAGCCGAGGATGTTCTTTGCTCCTTCAGCAAATTGTGGATCTGCGGCGAAGCCCGGGAGTCCCATGGAAAGCAGACGTCCCCCCCCgtaccccaccccccactgcccttCCCTCGCCACTGCGGTCTCATCTTGTGCCACATGGCCCTTCCAGGCGAGACGCTACTCCACCCTTGTTCATAGGATGACTCTGGTCTAGATTGGAGATGggactttggggggggggcaggtggtgTCCCTGTGGTGTCCCCGCTGGCTTGCCCCCAAGATTTTTAGCTAGTAAGGGACCAAAGCAATCGCCCCCCCACCCAACTTGAACACACTGCTTTATTCCGCCctagcccccctcccccttgcccaTTCCCGTCCCAgattgggaaaacaaaacaaaataaagagcaaGGTGATTATGCAGCccattagatttttttaaggGGGGGGGTGCGCTTTTGCCGCGGTCTCCAAATAGCTGTTCCAGTGATGGTGGTTATGAAGCACAGGGATTTCCTAAACAGGAAAGAACTGTTTGCTGAAACTTTCTTCAAGATTAAAATCCAGTTGTTTTAGAATAGTCAACTTCACCAGGAGTCAAATCCTCTCACGAACCAAGTGGGGCATTTGTGCATATTTATTTAGCTGGAAATGTCGCCGCCGCAGCAAGGAAGCCATTCAGGGACGTCTGAGTCTGCTGCGGTTGTTTTTGGAGGAAGAGCAAAGGGAGAAGTGTGAAAACAAGTGCTCCTCTCAGGATGGGAAACAGTACACGCGGTCCTCCAGCTCCTGCGTCCCATGTCTGGGAGTACATGGTATTTAGCGGCTGGTTTTCATCCTTATGACATAAGTAAAAACAATATTTCCCAACACCGCCAATAAATCTTTCTTATGTGGCAGAATTACTGAAGCCTATGAAATTTTGGGTTTCTCTGGTCTCATTAAAAACCTTTTAATTGTGGCTTTCAGAGTTGGCCCCAGGTGTTGGACTCTTTTCATTACATTTTGCTCTAATGTGATGAAATTCTAATTCTCTCCTTACCATATGGTTAAATTTCCCCACTGAGAATTagttgaaaaaggagaaataatctaTTAATCTCTGTAATAGATTCACAAATGAGGTTCGCCACAGAACCTGTTTTTGAATGGTAATATCAGAACAGTTGGGCGCCTTATTTCATAAAGGAGGGGCGAGGACGACACAGAAACGTCTGCATTTTCACCTGGAAAGGAGGCAAAGGGGCCCAGAGGTATCTTTCCAAAATAATTGCCAGAGATTCAGTCTCTTGGGCATGGACATGCTACGCCGTCGTAGGTTACTTTCGCGCCGTCCTATTGACTAGAACCCAAAGATTACGAAAGAGTAAGCGGGCTGCGGGAGGCTTTCGAGCTTGGGACCCGGGCGGGCGGCTCTGGAAGGCTCCAGCCGGCTCACGTGTCTCGCTGGGGACCCCAAAGCACGTCGACGTGCGGGGCGGCCCCTCGCTCGcagcttccccaccccctccctccccctggcgCGCGCAGCTGTTAACCTCCCGCTTTAGGAAGCTAAAGACACGCTCTTGTTACTGTTTTCCAATTAGCAGCTTTGTTTTTCACCGGCTTCATAAACAAAGCTTCTCTGTAAACAGAGGTGAGTCGTGTGTGCCTGATACTAACTGACCAAAGAACTCTGGCCACTTGCGGGAGGTCCAAGGCTGGCACCGTCGTGGCTCTGGGAGGAGTGGAGACATGTTTCCGGGGGTGTCTGACTCGATTCTCCGCCCAGCCT encodes the following:
- the BHLHE22 gene encoding class E basic helix-loop-helix protein 22; this translates as MERGLHLGAAAAGEDDLFLHKSLSASAAKRLEAAFRSTPPGMDLSLAPPPRERPASSSSSPLGCFEPADPEGAGLLLPPPGGGGGGGAGGGGGGGGVGVPGLLAGSAGVGGDPSLSSLPAGAALCLKYGESASRGSVVESSGGEQSPDDDSDGRCELVLRAGGADPRASPGAGGGSAKAAEGCSNAHLHGGANAPPGGPGGGGAGGGGGGGSGGSGGSGGSSKKSKEQKALRLNINARERRRMHDLNDALDELRAVIPYAHSPSVRKLSKIATLLLAKNYILMQAQALEEMRRLVAYLNQGQAISAASLPSSAAAAAAAAALHPALGAYEQAAGYPFSAGLPPAASCPEKCALFNSVSSSLCKQCTEKP